The following are encoded in a window of Anopheles stephensi strain Indian chromosome X, UCI_ANSTEP_V1.0, whole genome shotgun sequence genomic DNA:
- the LOC118510980 gene encoding uncharacterized protein LOC118510980, whose product MQPNVSSFSLNLSINGLPLNKSTRKQFWPILMSIQELPEVPVLMVGNFFGSSKPKSVEQYLRPLVNELNEMIQNGIVIADKLIQIRVRAIIADSPARAFIKGVAYFNHKHGCQKCTVEGKHHSAARVSYFLDIDVVE is encoded by the exons ATGCAACCAAATGTGAGTTCATTCTCATTGAACCTCTCCATCAATGGACTTCCCTTGAACAAGAGTACCCGCAAACAGTTTTGGCCAATACTGATGAGCATTCAGGAACTGCCTGAAGTGCCAGTGCTAATGGTTGGAAATTTCTTTGGATCATCTAAACCAAAAAGCGTCGAGCAATACCTGAGGCCGCTTGTAAATGAGCTGAATGAGATGATACAGAATGGCATTGTGATAGCCGATAAGCTCATCCAAATACGCGTTAGAGCTATCATCGCAGATTCACCAGCGCGTGCGTTCATAAAAG gTGTTGCATACTTCAATCATAAACATGGGTGCCAAAAATGTACAGTAGAAGGAAAACATCACAGTGCGGCACGTGTTTCCTATTTTCTGGATATCGACGTAGTGGAGTAA